The following proteins come from a genomic window of Vallitaleaceae bacterium 9-2:
- the rimI gene encoding ribosomal protein S18-alanine N-acetyltransferase, translating to MRKIKVESMSQEDIQDIVDIEKTTFSIPWTYESFIQELANPHAHYIVLKCDDHLIGYGGFWKILDEGHITNVAITSAYRGLGYGTMLIKALLQEAKKLKIHQLTLEVRESNLRAIKAYEQLGFTIEGKRRRYYTKPIEDAMIMWLSL from the coding sequence ATGCGAAAAATTAAAGTTGAATCAATGTCGCAAGAAGATATTCAAGATATCGTTGATATTGAAAAGACCACATTCAGCATTCCCTGGACCTATGAAAGCTTTATACAAGAGTTGGCCAATCCTCATGCACACTATATTGTTTTAAAATGTGATGACCATCTTATTGGGTATGGAGGTTTTTGGAAAATATTGGATGAAGGACATATAACCAATGTTGCTATTACTTCGGCGTATAGAGGATTGGGCTATGGAACAATGCTTATCAAAGCATTACTACAAGAAGCAAAGAAGTTAAAGATACATCAGTTAACACTGGAAGTTAGAGAGAGCAATTTACGTGCTATCAAAGCCTATGAACAACTTGGCTTTACAATAGAAGGCAAGAGACGCCGCTACTACACTAAACCAATAGAAGATGCTATGATTATGTGGTTATCTTTATAA
- the tkt gene encoding transketolase, which translates to MSTIQEQAINTIRILSAEGVQKANSGHPGLPMGAAPMAFELWANHMNHNPKNPQWDNRDRFILSAGHGSMLVYSLLHLFGYGLKIEDLKNFRQWDSLTPGHPEFGHTVGVETTTGPLGAGFATGIGMAMAEAHLASKFNKENYPIVDHYIYSIVGDGCLMEGVTAEAASLAGTLGLDKFIALYDSNKISIEGSTDLAFTEDVGKRFEAYHWQVLEVEDGNDPVAIGKAIEQAKANKTQPSLIIVKTKIGHGCPAKEGKASAHGEPLGQENLNAAKENLGMPLDKEFYVSEAVQTYIDELAAQGDKKEAAWNALFAEYKKSYPELAAQYEKDMSGFIDVDALDAEDFWSFDEKPNATRASSGQVIQKLVKIIPNLFGGSADLAPSTKTWMDDQGEFSKENYAGKNIHFGVRELAMTAMGNGLVLHGGLVSFTSTFFVFSDYMKPMIRLAALMGLPHTFVLTHDSIGVGEDGPTHQPIEQLASLRTIPNLVTFRPADAKEVAAGWYFAVTNKKQPTALVLTRQNVGFYEKSGKEALKGGYILIDSEKATPDVILMASGSEVGQVVEAAEILKKEGIDARVVSMPSMELFNAQSAEYKESVLPKSVTKRVAMEAARTFGWYQYVGLEGKVIGLDRFGASAPGAKVYEELGITTQAVVDAVKAL; encoded by the coding sequence ATGAGTACTATTCAAGAACAAGCAATTAACACGATACGCATTTTGTCCGCTGAGGGTGTGCAAAAAGCAAATTCAGGTCATCCGGGCTTACCTATGGGAGCAGCTCCTATGGCGTTTGAGTTATGGGCAAATCATATGAACCATAATCCGAAAAACCCACAATGGGATAACCGCGATCGTTTTATTCTTTCAGCAGGACATGGCTCAATGCTTGTGTATTCTTTATTGCACTTATTTGGATATGGATTAAAAATAGAAGATTTAAAAAACTTTAGACAGTGGGATTCATTAACACCAGGACACCCTGAGTTTGGTCATACAGTTGGTGTTGAGACAACAACAGGACCTTTAGGGGCTGGATTTGCAACAGGTATAGGAATGGCTATGGCTGAGGCGCATTTAGCATCAAAATTCAATAAAGAAAATTACCCAATTGTAGATCACTATATTTATTCAATTGTGGGTGATGGGTGTTTAATGGAAGGTGTAACTGCAGAAGCGGCATCTTTAGCAGGAACATTAGGTTTAGACAAATTTATTGCTCTTTATGACTCCAATAAAATTTCTATTGAAGGAAGTACCGACTTAGCCTTTACTGAAGACGTTGGAAAGCGTTTTGAAGCGTATCATTGGCAAGTATTGGAAGTGGAAGATGGTAATGACCCAGTTGCTATCGGAAAAGCAATTGAACAAGCAAAAGCAAATAAAACACAACCTTCATTAATTATTGTAAAGACAAAAATCGGTCATGGATGTCCGGCGAAAGAAGGAAAAGCCAGTGCACATGGAGAACCGTTAGGTCAAGAAAATTTAAATGCGGCTAAAGAAAATCTTGGCATGCCACTAGATAAGGAATTCTATGTATCAGAAGCGGTTCAAACCTATATTGATGAGCTGGCAGCCCAAGGCGATAAAAAAGAAGCTGCATGGAACGCACTTTTTGCTGAGTACAAAAAAAGCTATCCAGAATTAGCGGCACAATATGAAAAAGACATGTCAGGATTTATTGATGTGGATGCTCTTGATGCAGAAGATTTTTGGTCATTTGATGAAAAACCAAACGCAACACGTGCATCATCAGGCCAAGTTATTCAAAAATTAGTTAAAATCATTCCAAACCTTTTTGGAGGATCTGCAGACTTAGCTCCATCAACAAAAACATGGATGGATGATCAAGGTGAGTTTTCAAAAGAGAATTATGCAGGTAAAAACATCCATTTTGGTGTTCGAGAGTTAGCGATGACAGCCATGGGAAATGGTTTGGTACTTCATGGTGGACTCGTTTCCTTTACAAGTACATTCTTTGTGTTTAGTGATTATATGAAACCAATGATTCGTTTAGCTGCACTTATGGGCTTACCACATACATTTGTTTTAACACACGATAGCATAGGGGTAGGAGAAGATGGACCTACACACCAACCAATTGAACAATTGGCGTCATTACGAACAATACCAAACCTAGTAACATTTAGACCGGCAGATGCAAAAGAAGTGGCAGCAGGATGGTACTTTGCAGTAACTAACAAAAAGCAACCAACAGCTCTTGTATTAACACGACAAAATGTTGGCTTCTATGAAAAATCAGGAAAAGAAGCTCTCAAAGGTGGATATATCCTTATTGATTCAGAAAAAGCAACACCAGACGTGATTTTAATGGCGAGTGGTTCAGAAGTAGGACAAGTTGTTGAAGCGGCTGAGATTCTTAAAAAAGAAGGTATTGATGCTCGCGTTGTTAGTATGCCATCAATGGAGTTGTTTAATGCACAGTCAGCTGAATATAAAGAAAGCGTTCTGCCAAAAAGCGTTACAAAACGTGTGGCGATGGAAGCGGCAAGAACATTTGGCTGGTATCAATATGTGGGTCTAGAAGGAAAAGTCATAGGGCTTGATCGCTTTGGAGCATCTGCGCCAGGAGCCAAAGTCTATGAAGAATTAGGCATAACAACACAAGCTGTTGTAGATGCAGTAAAAGCTTTATAA